In the Ipomoea triloba cultivar NCNSP0323 chromosome 6, ASM357664v1 genome, one interval contains:
- the LOC116023179 gene encoding kinesin-like protein KIN-7H isoform X1, translating to MGSISGEESYKPQSNDNGLNANEEKIFVAIRLRPLNERELSKHDVSDWECTNNTTVLFKDNHNVGERSLLPTTYQFDRVFGWDSSTRQVYEEAAKNIALTVLTGFNSSIFAYGQTSSGKTYTMNGITQLAMADIFDYINNKHEERRFTLKFSALEIYNESVRDLLSLDTTPLRLLDDPEKGTVVERLTEVTVRDWRHIIELLSICEAQRRIGETSMNEMSSRSHQILRLTVESCANQPFRSQNNSILSASVDFVDLAGSERSSQTLTANTRIKEGSHINRSLLALGTCIRKLSKGRNGHIPYRDSKLTRILQNSLGGNARTAIICTMSPAHSQAEQSRNTLMFATCAKQVSTNAHVNMVMTDKALVRQLQSEVERLETEVRNLAAYTSPAMKEKEALIEKMDKEIRELMRQRDTAQTWIQDLLHSRPWAEMSEASETPDYQSASDPSEMVGSFISDITSGISHFTDSFDDSFDELPDDLFLSGSTSPSIYIDKYFGPDPCKGWENTGHEHHQSFDDNWKEVQCIETDPNTRTMGSYEASPPEEGHQKCVEAMPLSPRDETDNVNVEATNEPKEDFNGRQEECSRRQEERDETTQLMGATTASQPCFATLLNEESKTMLEKKLCSSTKDAKPNSEKQLYQLLYEAEEIHKEFFAQVAGEGLAIATGSHQTPSYGSIEFEMKMKEVIELWDECYAPLVHRTYFFLLFKGDPTDLVYMEVELRRLYFLKNRWSQGAEVVTDGQVLTKPDSIKTLKQERKMLSRQLRKKLGRKEREALFQKWGIDVKTYHRRRQLSEMLWKDTKDMEHIQESAGLVAKLVGLVEPSAAPKEMFGLSFALQPKKPRKTLLSYGTSWLYGSKE from the exons ATGGGTTCAATCTCTGGGGAAGAATCATATAAGCCTCAATCAAATGACAATGGTTTAAATGCAAATGAAGAGAAGATCTTTGTTGCTATCCGGTTGAGACCTCTGAACGAAAGAGAGCTTTCAAAGCATGATGTCTCAGACTGGGAATGCACCAATAACACCACTGTCTTGTTTAAGGATAATCATAATGTGGGCGAACGTTCATTGCTTCCCACAACATATCAATTTG ACAGGGTATTTGGGTGGGATTCCTCCACAAGGCAAGTTTATGAAGAAGCTGCAAAAAATATAGCTCTTACCGTCCTAACTGGGTTTAACT CAAGTATCTTTGCCTATGGGCAGACAAGCAGTGGAAAGACATACACCATGAACGGGATTACTCAACTCGCAATGGCTGATATCTTTGACTATATAAACAATAAG CATGAAGAGAGACGATTTACCCTGAAGTTCTCTGCTTTGGAGATCTACAACGAGTCTGTGAGGGACCTCCTAAGCTTGGATACTACTCCACTCAGACTTCTTGATGATCCAGAG AAAGGAACTGTTGTTGAGAGGCTTACAGAGGTGACAGTGAGAGATTGGAGGCATATAATAGAACTCCTGTCCATCTGTGAAG CACAAAGACGAATAGGAGAAACCTCTATGAACGAAATGAGCTCAAGGTCTCACCAGATTCTGCGGCTG ACGGTTGAAAGTTGTGCCAACCAACCTTTTCGTTCTCAGAACAATAGCATTTTATCAGCTTCAGTG GATTTTGTTGATCTTGCAGGAAGTGAGCGTTCTTCACAAACATTAACAGCAAACACACGAATCAAAGAAGGTAGCCACATAAACCGGAGTTTGCTGGCCCTAGGAACATGTATTCGTAAACTAAG CAAAGGAAGAAATGGGCATATTCCATATAGAGACTCCAAGCTAACACGTATACTGCAGAATTCGCTAGGAGGGAATGCTAGAACTGCGATTATCTGCACCATGAGCCCTGCACACAGCCAGGCCGAGCAGTCAAGAAACACTCTCATGTTCGCGACCTGTGCCAAACAAGTTTCTACCAATGCACATGTTAATATGGTGATGACAGATAAAGCATTGGTGAGGCAATTGCAGAGTGAAGTGGAAAGACTGGAAACTGAAGTGAGGAACTTAGCTGCATATACCTCGCCAGCAATGAAGGAGAAGGAAGCTCTTATAGAAAAG ATGGATAAAGAAATCAGGGAGTTGATGCGACAGCGAGACACAGCTCAAACTTGGATTCAGGATCTGTTACATTCAAGACCATGG GCTGAAATGTCTGAAGCTTCAGAAACTCCAGACTATCAGTCAGCATCAGATCCTTCAGAGATGGTTGGTTCTTTTATTTCAGATATTACATCTGGAATATCACATTTTACAGACTCATTTGATGATAGTTTTGATGAGCTACCTGATGACCTCTTTCTCTCGGGAAGCACCTCTCCAAGTATCTATATTGATAAGTATTTTGGTCCCGACCCATGTAAGGGTTGGGAGAATACTGGCCATGAACATCATCAGAGTTTCGATGATAATTGGAAGGAAGTTCAATGCATTGAAACAGATCCTAACACAAGAACCATGGGTTCCTATGAAGCATCACCCCCTGAAGAGGGACATCAGAAGTGTGTGGAGGCAATGCCACTATCTCCTAGAGATGAAACAGATAATGTAAATGTGGAGGCAACAAATGAACCTAAAGAAGACTTCAATGGAAGACAGGAAGAATGTAGCAGAAGACAGGAAGAACGCGATGAGACAACTCAGTTAATGGGTGCTACTACAGCAAGTCAACCATGTTTTGCTACATTACTAAACGAAGAATCTAAGACTATGCTTGAAAAGAAACTTTGCAGTAGTACAAAAGATGCCAAACCTAACTCAGAAAAGCAACTTTACCAATTG ctaTATGAAGCAGAAGAAATACACAAGGAATTCTTTGCACAAGTAGCAGGTGAGGGTCTAGCTATAGCAACTGGTTCCCACCAAACTCCTTCCTATGGGTCAATAGAATTTGAGATGAAGATGAAAGAAGTAATTGAGCTTTGGGATGAATGCTATGCACCATTGGTCCATAGAACCTATTTCTTCCTTCTCTTTAAAGGAGATCCCACAGATTTGGTCTATATGGAGGTGGAGCTTAGACGTCTATATTTTCTCAAGAATAGATGGTCTCAGGGAGCTGAAGTTGTCACAGATGGTCAAGTTTTAACAAAACCAGATAG CATTAAAACACTCAAGCAGGAGAGGAAGATGTTGAGCAGGCAGTTGCGGAAGAAGTTAGGAAGAAAGGAGAGAGAGGCATTGTTCCAGAAATGGGGTATTGatgtaaaaacatatcatagaagACGCCAACTAAGTGAAATGCTATGGAAGGACACAAAAGATATGGAGCATATCCAGGAAAGTGCAGGCCTTGTTGCAAAACTAGTTGGACTCGTAGAGCCAAGTGCGGCCCCCAAGGAAATGTTTGGACTCAGCTTTGCACTTCAACCTAAGAAACCTCGCAAGACTTTATTGAGCTATGGCACGTCATGGCTATATGGAAGCAAGGAATGA
- the LOC116023179 gene encoding kinesin-like protein KIN-7H isoform X2 → MNGITQLAMADIFDYINNKHEERRFTLKFSALEIYNESVRDLLSLDTTPLRLLDDPEKGTVVERLTEVTVRDWRHIIELLSICEAQRRIGETSMNEMSSRSHQILRLTVESCANQPFRSQNNSILSASVDFVDLAGSERSSQTLTANTRIKEGSHINRSLLALGTCIRKLSKGRNGHIPYRDSKLTRILQNSLGGNARTAIICTMSPAHSQAEQSRNTLMFATCAKQVSTNAHVNMVMTDKALVRQLQSEVERLETEVRNLAAYTSPAMKEKEALIEKMDKEIRELMRQRDTAQTWIQDLLHSRPWAEMSEASETPDYQSASDPSEMVGSFISDITSGISHFTDSFDDSFDELPDDLFLSGSTSPSIYIDKYFGPDPCKGWENTGHEHHQSFDDNWKEVQCIETDPNTRTMGSYEASPPEEGHQKCVEAMPLSPRDETDNVNVEATNEPKEDFNGRQEECSRRQEERDETTQLMGATTASQPCFATLLNEESKTMLEKKLCSSTKDAKPNSEKQLYQLLYEAEEIHKEFFAQVAGEGLAIATGSHQTPSYGSIEFEMKMKEVIELWDECYAPLVHRTYFFLLFKGDPTDLVYMEVELRRLYFLKNRWSQGAEVVTDGQVLTKPDSIKTLKQERKMLSRQLRKKLGRKEREALFQKWGIDVKTYHRRRQLSEMLWKDTKDMEHIQESAGLVAKLVGLVEPSAAPKEMFGLSFALQPKKPRKTLLSYGTSWLYGSKE, encoded by the exons ATGAACGGGATTACTCAACTCGCAATGGCTGATATCTTTGACTATATAAACAATAAG CATGAAGAGAGACGATTTACCCTGAAGTTCTCTGCTTTGGAGATCTACAACGAGTCTGTGAGGGACCTCCTAAGCTTGGATACTACTCCACTCAGACTTCTTGATGATCCAGAG AAAGGAACTGTTGTTGAGAGGCTTACAGAGGTGACAGTGAGAGATTGGAGGCATATAATAGAACTCCTGTCCATCTGTGAAG CACAAAGACGAATAGGAGAAACCTCTATGAACGAAATGAGCTCAAGGTCTCACCAGATTCTGCGGCTG ACGGTTGAAAGTTGTGCCAACCAACCTTTTCGTTCTCAGAACAATAGCATTTTATCAGCTTCAGTG GATTTTGTTGATCTTGCAGGAAGTGAGCGTTCTTCACAAACATTAACAGCAAACACACGAATCAAAGAAGGTAGCCACATAAACCGGAGTTTGCTGGCCCTAGGAACATGTATTCGTAAACTAAG CAAAGGAAGAAATGGGCATATTCCATATAGAGACTCCAAGCTAACACGTATACTGCAGAATTCGCTAGGAGGGAATGCTAGAACTGCGATTATCTGCACCATGAGCCCTGCACACAGCCAGGCCGAGCAGTCAAGAAACACTCTCATGTTCGCGACCTGTGCCAAACAAGTTTCTACCAATGCACATGTTAATATGGTGATGACAGATAAAGCATTGGTGAGGCAATTGCAGAGTGAAGTGGAAAGACTGGAAACTGAAGTGAGGAACTTAGCTGCATATACCTCGCCAGCAATGAAGGAGAAGGAAGCTCTTATAGAAAAG ATGGATAAAGAAATCAGGGAGTTGATGCGACAGCGAGACACAGCTCAAACTTGGATTCAGGATCTGTTACATTCAAGACCATGG GCTGAAATGTCTGAAGCTTCAGAAACTCCAGACTATCAGTCAGCATCAGATCCTTCAGAGATGGTTGGTTCTTTTATTTCAGATATTACATCTGGAATATCACATTTTACAGACTCATTTGATGATAGTTTTGATGAGCTACCTGATGACCTCTTTCTCTCGGGAAGCACCTCTCCAAGTATCTATATTGATAAGTATTTTGGTCCCGACCCATGTAAGGGTTGGGAGAATACTGGCCATGAACATCATCAGAGTTTCGATGATAATTGGAAGGAAGTTCAATGCATTGAAACAGATCCTAACACAAGAACCATGGGTTCCTATGAAGCATCACCCCCTGAAGAGGGACATCAGAAGTGTGTGGAGGCAATGCCACTATCTCCTAGAGATGAAACAGATAATGTAAATGTGGAGGCAACAAATGAACCTAAAGAAGACTTCAATGGAAGACAGGAAGAATGTAGCAGAAGACAGGAAGAACGCGATGAGACAACTCAGTTAATGGGTGCTACTACAGCAAGTCAACCATGTTTTGCTACATTACTAAACGAAGAATCTAAGACTATGCTTGAAAAGAAACTTTGCAGTAGTACAAAAGATGCCAAACCTAACTCAGAAAAGCAACTTTACCAATTG ctaTATGAAGCAGAAGAAATACACAAGGAATTCTTTGCACAAGTAGCAGGTGAGGGTCTAGCTATAGCAACTGGTTCCCACCAAACTCCTTCCTATGGGTCAATAGAATTTGAGATGAAGATGAAAGAAGTAATTGAGCTTTGGGATGAATGCTATGCACCATTGGTCCATAGAACCTATTTCTTCCTTCTCTTTAAAGGAGATCCCACAGATTTGGTCTATATGGAGGTGGAGCTTAGACGTCTATATTTTCTCAAGAATAGATGGTCTCAGGGAGCTGAAGTTGTCACAGATGGTCAAGTTTTAACAAAACCAGATAG CATTAAAACACTCAAGCAGGAGAGGAAGATGTTGAGCAGGCAGTTGCGGAAGAAGTTAGGAAGAAAGGAGAGAGAGGCATTGTTCCAGAAATGGGGTATTGatgtaaaaacatatcatagaagACGCCAACTAAGTGAAATGCTATGGAAGGACACAAAAGATATGGAGCATATCCAGGAAAGTGCAGGCCTTGTTGCAAAACTAGTTGGACTCGTAGAGCCAAGTGCGGCCCCCAAGGAAATGTTTGGACTCAGCTTTGCACTTCAACCTAAGAAACCTCGCAAGACTTTATTGAGCTATGGCACGTCATGGCTATATGGAAGCAAGGAATGA
- the LOC116023262 gene encoding lignin-forming anionic peroxidase-like, with protein sequence MASHTTPCIAALSCLLLLLSSFSQCQGQLSPTFYDKTCPNALNIIRTTVRQAVSTERRMAASLVRLHFHDCFVQGCDASILLDESPTIKGEKTALPNLDSARGYDVIEAAKDELEKTCPGIVSCADVLSVAARDAIAAVGGPSWTVKLGRRDSTMASRTIDLPSPFDNLDRLISSFASKGLNTRDMVALSGAHTLGQARCFLFRDRIYGNGTDIDVGFANTRRRNCPKDTGNGNLAPLDLVTPNSFDNNYYKNLLQKKGLLQSDQVLFSGGATDSIVSEYARSPQVFQADFASAMIKMSEIQPLTGQNGIIRKVCGALN encoded by the coding sequence atggcttcTCATACTACGCCATGCATTGCAGCTTTATCATGTTTGCTTCTGCTGCTCTCCTCTTTCTCACAATGTCAAGGGCAGCTCTCCCCTACATTTTACGACAAAACATGCCCTAACGCTCTAAACATCATTCGCACTACCGTAAGGCAAGCTGTGTCTACTGAGCGTCGCATGGCTGCTTCCTTGGTTCGTCTCCATTTCCACGACTGCTTTGTCCAGGGTTGCGACGCTTCCATCTTATTGGACGAGTCACCGACCATTAAGGGCGAAAAGACAGCGTTGCCCAACCTTGACTCTGCCAGGGGTTATGATGTGATAGAGGCTGCAAAGGACGAGCTAGAGAAAACTTGTCCCGGTATTGTATCTTGTGCTGATGTATTGTCTGTGGCTGCACGTGATGCGATTGCTGCTGTGGGAGGTCCGTCTTGGACAGTGAAGCTAGGAAGAAGAGATTCCACCATGGCTAGTCGTACCATAGATCTCCCTAGCCCTTTCGACAATCTAGATAGACTTATATCCAGCTTTGCAAGCAAAGGTCTTAATACAAGAGACATGGTTGCCTTGTCTGGTGCACATACTCTCGGGCAAGCTCGATGTTTCCTATTTCGCGATAGAATATATGGCAATGGTACTGACATTGATGTCGGTTTTGCTAACACTAGAAGACGGAATTGTCCAAAAGACACCGGAAATGGAAATTTGGCACCCCTTGATTTGGTGACACCCAATTCCTTTGATAACAACTACTATAAGAACTTGTTGCAAAAGAAAGGTCTGCTTCAATCGGATCAAGTTCTATTCAGCGGTGGAGCAACTGACAGCATAGTTTCAGAATATGCAAGGAGCCCTCAGGTATTTCAAGCAGATTTCGCGTCAGCAATGATTAAAATGTCTGAAATTCAACCTCTCACAGGTCAAAATGGGATCATTAGAAAGGTCTGTGGTGCTTTGAACTag
- the LOC116022665 gene encoding protein LTV1 homolog has translation MGRKKKFIDKKKSATFQILARDSSDPNYHAGPSGDRIFCRVDNNPYSVGGFDEGDEPNDGALDDNRGGICDDAADDCDSEGNDFGFGLSDNGAQKKPLPDHVRKEILELGFPDDGYNYLMHLREIKNTGGGSAYYDNPKAELNQVPHDVKAYDASRVDVSKVVDDNNDSNEKVIYNVAAKTVGVRIQKAVDPEVAAMLDDSDLSHFGSDVEDLDEDFVIKANLPEESFDEQVDEKLEFVKTTEVKMIATNDLCGKGNIREGDGCFEEKARVRRAIDEQFDMLELKEYGSESEDDFNDYTYEENDCQPSLAEKLNRTFKLYSVDGSEVNGTQMIPSDLFYNKGMVDNEEAMESAPDVIDRCKEYAEKYENESPDEEADLFEESSSESEIWDCETIVSTYSNLDNHPGKIEVPGARRKKKLATIPEASNSSAPIISLKGKEKLPVDFLPNRGKDSSGKKERKKQVADEEDSAKSKAEQLKRKQHGQESKEEKKERKAAVKEEKREARRAKKEMKELYKSEAHQAQKVAAFTGPSCRRLM, from the exons ATggggaggaagaagaaattcaTCGACAAGAAGAAGTCGGCAACGTTCCAGATACTCGCCAGAGACTCATCGGATCCGAATTACCATGCCGGGCCCTCCGGCGACAGAATATTTTGCAGAGTCGACAATAATCCATACTCCGTTGGCGGTTTCGACGAAGGAGACGAGCCGAACGACGGCGCGTTGGATGACAACCGTGGTGGTATTTGTGATGACGCGGCCGACGATTGCGATTCCGAAGGGAACGACTTCGGCTTCGGGCTTTCTGATAACGGAGCTCAAAAGAAGCCGTTGCCTGATCATGTAAGGAAGGAGATACTGGAATTAGGTTTTCCGGATGATGGATACAACTATTTGATGCACTTGAGAGAGATTAAAAACACTGGCGGTGGTTCGGCTTATTATGATAACCCAAAAGCTGAGCTCAACCAGGTTCCACATGATGTCAAG GCATATGATGCTTCAAGAGTGGATGTTTCAAAAGTGGTGGATGATAATAATGATTCCAATGAGAAGGTGATATATAATGTGGCTGCAAAGACTGTGGGTGTTAGAATTCAGAAGGCAGTGGATCCTGAGGTTGCTGCAATGCTAGATGACAGTGATTTATCGCACTTTGGATCTGATGTGGAGGATTTAGATGAAGATTTTGTTATTAAGGCCAATCTTCCCGAAGAGTCGTTTGATGAACAAGTTGACGAGAAGTTGGAGTTTGTCAAGACTACTGAGGTGAAAATGATAGCTACCAATGATTTGTGTGGGAAGGGAAATATCAGAGAGGGGGATGGCtgctttgaagaaaaggcaagAGTTCGCCGAGCAATAGATGAGCAGTTTGATATG CTTGAACTTAAGGAATATGGTTCAGAAAGTGAAGATGATTTTAATGATTATACGTATGAAGAAAATGATTGCCAGCCATCTCTTGCAGAGAAGCTCAATCGCACCTTTAAGCTCTATTCAGTGGATGGGTCAGAAGTCAATGGGACTCAAATGATCCCCTCAGATCTGTTTTATAACAAGGGGATGGTAGATAATGAGGAGGCAATGGAATCTGCTCCTGATGTTATTGACCGGTGCAAGGAATATGCAGAGAAGTATGAAAATGAGAGTCCAGATGAAGAGGCAGATCTTTTTGAGGAAAGCAGTAGTGAATCTGAAATATGGGATTGTGAAACTATAGTTTCCACATATTCCAATCTTGATAATCACCCTGGAAAAATTGAAGTTCCAGGTGCGAGGAGAAAGAAAAAGTTGGCTACTATCCCTGAAGCCTCAAATTCCTCTGCACCCATAATATCCCTAAAAGGAAAGGAGAAGCTTCCTGTTGACTTCTTGCCTAACAGGGGAAAGGATTCTtcaggaaagaaagaaaggaaaaagcaAGTTGCAGATGAGGAGGATAGTGCCAAGTCTAAAGCTGAGCAATTAAAAAGGAAGCAACATGGTCAAGAGTCAAaggaggaaaagaaagaaagaaag GCTGCTGTCAAGGAAGAAAAGCGTGAAGCCCGCCGTGCCAAAAAGGAAATGAAGGAGCTATACAAGTCTGAAGCCCACCAGGCTCAGAAAGTTGCTGCTTTCACTGGTCCATCTTGTAGACGTCTTATGTGA
- the LOC116023693 gene encoding B-box zinc finger protein 20-like → MKIQCDACHNHEASFYCVADEAALCSACDHRVHHANKLANKHQRFSLLQPSAKQGPLCDICQERNGFFFCQQDRAILCRECDVPIHKANEHTQKHNRFLLTGVKLSATSAVYSSSSSSSSSSSSSSSSPTVAFSANSPSSLKSQNSRIQPAVIPPPAVVSPAIHNPLSKPTNKPPISSNVQGVTAAIKGTGNGQLMNGGGNGSTTSSILEYLEMLPWYHVEELLDSSHGLCKIGLSDAFPQTLHLQANQNPDFSARTIAFGDQIGFEDSIKEIASTKASRTWRNDNNNNSFAVPQPQINQPPTTFKRLRTSY, encoded by the exons ATGAAGATCCAGTGTGACGCCTGCCATAACCACGAAGCATCTTTCTACTGCGTGGCCGACGAGGCTGCTCTTTGTTCGGCCTGTGATCACAGAGTCCACCATGCCAACAAGCTTGCTAACAAGCACCAAAGGTTCTCTCTCCTCCAGCCTTCTGCAAAACAAGGTCCTCTCTGTGATATATGCCAG GAGAGAAATGGTTTCTTCTTCTGTCAGCAAGACAGGGCAATCCTGTGCAGAGAGTGTGATGTGCCTATACACAAAGCAAATGAACATACCCAGAAACACAATAGGTTTCTTCTAACTGGTGTCAAGCTCTCTGCAACATCTGCTGTctattcttcttcatcttcatcttcatcttcttcttcttcttcttcatcatcacccACAGTAGCATTCTCAGCAAATTCCCCTTCAAGTTTGAAGTCTCAGAACTCAAGAATCCAGCCTGCAGTTATTCCTCCCCCTGCTGTTGTTTCTCCAGCCATTCATAACCCACTTTCTAAGCCAACAAATAAACCACCAATTTCCAGCAATGTGCAAGGAGTAACAGCTGCTATAAAGGGGACTGGGAATGGGCAATTGATGAATGGAGGGGGGAATGGTTCCACTACCAGTAGCATATTAGAGTACTTGGAGATGCTGCCATGGTACCATGTTGAAGAACTTCTTGATTCCTCTCATGGTTTATGTAAG ATTGGTCTCAGTGATGCATTTCCTCAAACACTTCATCTGCAAGCTAATCAGAACCCAGATTTCTCTGCTAGAACTATTGCCTTTGGTGATCAAATTGGCTTTGAGGACTCCATCAAAGAAATTGCAAGCACCAAAGCCAGCAGAACGTGGagaaatgataataataataattcttttgcaGTTCCACAACCACAGATCAACCAACCTCCAACTACCTTCAAGAGATTAAGAACTTCATACTag